Proteins from a single region of Platichthys flesus chromosome 16, fPlaFle2.1, whole genome shotgun sequence:
- the rprml gene encoding reprimo-like protein, translated as MNVSFFDVTQGALFNGSQTLAGTLATYYGNGTSNVVTGDGGGSLVLLQEERKLFVMRVVQIAVLCVLSLTVMFGIFFLGCNLMIKSESMINFLVKERRPSKDVETVMIGLS; from the coding sequence ATGAACGTCTCCTTCTTCGACGTGACCCAGGGCGCACTGTTTAACGGGAGTCAGACCCTCGCCGGAACTCTGGCCACATACTACGGAAACGGCACCAGCAACGTAGTGACCGGCGACGGTGGAGGGTCGCtcgtgctgctgcaggaggagcgcAAACTATTTGTGATGCGGGTGGTGCAGATCGCGGTGCTGTGCGTGCTGTCGCTCACCGTCATGTTCGGTATATTTTTCCTCGGGTGCAACCTGATGATCAAATCGGAGAGCATGATTAACTTCCTGGTGAAGGAGCGCAGACCCTCTAAAGACGTGGAGACGGTCATGATCGGCCTCAGCTAG